The following proteins come from a genomic window of Trifolium pratense cultivar HEN17-A07 linkage group LG4, ARS_RC_1.1, whole genome shotgun sequence:
- the LOC123924143 gene encoding cytochrome P450 83B1-like yields MLSLPLLLIVLFIILPLLMFFNKHRTNYPPGPKGLPIIGNLHQLDISNLYNQFSQFSKIYGPLFSLQLGYRKAIVVSSAEIAKEVLKNNDHVFSNRPKLYGQQKLTYNGSEIVFSEYGDFWREIRKICVVHIFSSKRVSYYSTIRKFEVKKMIQKISRHANSSSVTNLSELLISLSSTIICRIAFGKSYENDGNEKSRFHEMLHEFQALFAEFFFSDYIPFTGWIDKLKGLHGRLDRNFKEFDEFYQEIIDEHLDPNREYVVDEEEDIVDVLLQLKKKHSFSFDFTFDHIKGILVDMLVAATDTTSATTVWAMTMLIKNPRVLRKVQEEIRNTRVKKEFLDENDIQNFPYFKALIKEILRLHLPAPLLVPRESREKCIISGYDIPAKTIVYVNAWAIQRDHNIWKNPEEFYPERFLENSINFIGQDFELIPFGAGRRICPGMFMAVASLELILANLLYSFDWTLPRGLVKEDIDTEMLPGITQHKKNPLCLVANIHI; encoded by the exons ATGTTGTCACTACCTCTACTTCTAATTGTTCTGTTCATAATTCTTCCTTTGCTTATGTTCTTCAACAAACATAGGACAAATTATCCACCTGGTCCTAAAGGCCTTCCCATAATAGGAAATCTTCATCAACTAGATATTTCCAATCTTTATAATCAATTTTCACAATTCTCAAAAATATATGGTCCTCTTTTTTCACTTCAACTTGGTTATAGAAAAGCTATTGTTGTTTCTTCAGCTGAAATTGCAAAAGAAGTATTGAAAAATAATGATCATGTGTTTTCTAATAGGCCTAAATTATATGGTCAACAAAAATTGACTTATAATGGGTCAGAAATTGTATTTTCTGAATATGGTGATTTTTGgagagaaataagaaaaatttgtgTTGTTCATATATTTAGTTCCAAACGTGTGTCATATTATTCTACTATAAGAAAATTTGAGGTGAAGAAAAtgattcaaaaaatttcaaggCATGCAAATTCTTCAAGTGTTACAAATTTGAGTGAATTATTGATTTCACTATCAAGTACTATAATATGTAGAATTGCTTTTGGGAAAAGCTATGAGAATGATGGAAATGAGAAAAGTAGGTTTCATGAAATGTTGCATGAGTTCCAAGCTTTGTTTGCAGAATTCTTTTTTTCTGATTATATTCCATTCACGGGTTGGATTGATAAACTTAAAGGATTGCATGGTCGTCTTGATAGAAATTTCAAGGAGTTTGATGAGTTTTATCAAGAGATTATTGATGAACATTTGGATCCAAATAGAGAATATGTTGTAGATGAGGAAGAAGATATTGTTGATGTCTTACTCCAATTGAAGAAAAAGcattcattttcttttgatttcaCTTTTGATCACATCAAAGGCATCCTCGTg GATATGCTTGTAGCCGCAACAGATACCACATCAGCCACAACAGTTTGGGCTATGACTAtgttaataaaaaatccaaGAGTACTGAGGAAAGTACAAGAAGAAATTAGAAACACGAGAgttaaaaaagaatttttagatGAAAATGATATTCAAAATTTTCCTTATTTCAAGGCACTAATTAAAGAGATACTAAGATTGCACCTACCAGCCCCACTTCTTGTGCCAAGAGAATCAAGGGAAAAATGTATTATAAGTGGCTACGACATTCCAGCTAAGACAATAGTTTATGTGAATGCTTGGGCTATTCAGAGAGACCATAATATTTGGAAAAATCCAGAAGAATTTTATCCTGaaagatttttagaaaattctataaattttattggaCAAGATTTTGAACTAATACCCTTTGGAGCTGGTCGTAGAATTTGCCCTGGCATGTTTATGGCAGTTGCATCATTGGAACTTATCCTTGCAAATCTTCTCTATTCTTTTGATTGGACATTGCCACGTGGATTAGTAAAGGAAGATATTGATACAGAAATGCTGCCTGGGATCACTCAACACAAGAAGAATCCTCTTTGTCTTGTTGCTAATATTCATATATAG
- the LOC123924145 gene encoding spindle and kinetochore-associated protein 1 homolog, whose translation MNSNSKNAGSSLDSLMSSFNARILQLQELVIARNMYPASSIADLSAVDSAVTAMEIQVQAIKDRFRDEIEAIPKTKKLINACLQQQKKLQNMSLHIPSQMADRMTLSNSETTQTSRSLFAEFSQQDSGSFEALKHDVEPAALPKEKKGRAPPPTWFVTGSELDSLSSYMRGRLTLEKVNAVITDMASYAEANAQLLTAPKKRLAENLWEKALEIRDIGATEGVKGKHFFLEADIKGPALKLDNTGKAILTVLRHLGRISETRVGHHRVFILHKPH comes from the exons ATGAATTCGAATTCGAAGAACGCAGGTTCATCCTTAGATTCCTTAATGTCTTCCTTCAACGCTCGCATTTTACAGCTTCAAGAACTCGTAATCGCGAGAAACa TGTACCCGGCGAGTAGTATTGCAGATCTTTCTGCTGTTGATTCTGCTGTCACTGCTATGGAGATTCAGGTGCAAGCCATTAAGGATCGATTTCGCGATGAAATTGAAGCTATTCCTAAAACAAAG AAACTTATCAATGCATGCCTGCAGCAGCAAAAGAAACTGCAAAATATGTCTCTTCACATTCCCTCTCAAATGGCTGATAGAATGACACTGTCAAATTCGGAAACTACTCAAACTAGTAGATC GTTGTTTGCTGAATTTTCTCAACAAGACTCTGGATCATTTGAGGCTTTGAAACATGATGTGGAGCCTGCCGCATTGCCTAAG GAGAAAAAAGGTCGTGCTCCTCCACCAACGTGGTTTGTCACTGGAAGTGAACTAGATTCATTGTCTTC ATATATGAGGGGTAGGCTTACACTAGAGAAGGTGAATGCAGTAATCACAGATATGGCCTCTTATGCGGAAGCAAATGCTCAACTTCTCACAGCCCCTAAAAAGAGG TTGGCAGAAAATCTTTGGGAAAAAGCTCTG GAAATAAGAGATATTGGAGCAACGGAAGGGGTTAAAGGAAAACACTTTTTTCTTGAAGCTGATATAAAAGGCCCAGCACTTAAACTTGACAACACTGGAAAGGCAATATTGACA GTTCTTCGACATCTTGGTCGCATTAGCGAGACTCGTGTTGGACATCATCGTGTTTTCATTTTACATAAGCCTCACTAG
- the LOC123924147 gene encoding root meristem growth factor 10 has product MSSSEYILLLFLFFSLHACNARQHPSSLDKIEKKPHFSLKIVEKNGFDSFLKKVNEGDNKMKTQIVDDSEKPKHRRSTNQRMLKGVGKISIGLQSKSQVSVSSWRVPHKKHSEKHPGFNLDYSPPKTHPPSHN; this is encoded by the exons ATGTCATCAAGTGAATACattcttcttttatttcttttcttttccttgcATGCATGCAATGCTCGGCAGCATCCGAGTTCTCTAGATAAGATCGAGAAGAAACCTCACTTCTCCCTTAAG ATTGTTGAGAAAAACGGATTTGATTCCTTTCTGAAGAAGGTTAATGAAGGcgataataaaatgaaaactcAAATTGTTGATGATTCAGAGAAGCCGAAACACCGAAGGAGTACCAACCAGAGGATGTTGAAAGGTGTGGGAAAAATTTCAATTGGTTTACAAAGTAAATCACAAGTTTCAGTTTCATCATGGCGTGTGCCACACAAGAAGCATAGTGAGAAGCATCCTGGATTTAATTTGGACTATTCACCACCTAAGACACATCCTCCTTCTCACAACTAA